In one window of Episyrphus balteatus chromosome 3, idEpiBalt1.1, whole genome shotgun sequence DNA:
- the LOC129916579 gene encoding protein hugin — protein sequence MFFPFVLLLLTCLASSSHSEVSGSSPSMEKHENQQAETSTDYDNRQRRLRRDLNDLKDGNDIFDDNSGMHPLELEVEGIPQPLLMFLQKMCQLQAKPLRMKTPRLGRTIDFDSDDERMRLPFGSGRINKKNVPFKPRLGKRTCLCDNN from the exons ATGTTTTTCCCTTTTGTGCTTTTGTTGTTGACTTGTTTAGCTAGTTCCAGTCATTCAGAG GTTTCAGGATCTAGTCCATCTATGGAAAAACATGAAAACCAACAGGCAGAAACCTCCACCGACTACGACAACAGGCAAAGACGATTGAGAAGGGACCTCAACGACTTGAAAGATGGAAATGACATCTTCGATGATAACTCAGGAATGCATCCATTAGAGCTCGAAGTTGAAGGCATTCCACAGCCATTGCTGATGTTTTTGCAGAAAATGTGTCAAC TTCAAGCTAAACCCCTTCGAATGAAAACCCCCCGACTTGGCAGAACCATCGACTTTGACAGCGATGACGAACGAATGCGACTACCTTTTGGCTCAGGCAGAATCAACAAGAAGAACGTCCCCTTCAAACCAAGACTTGGCAAACGGACATGCCTGTGTgataacaattaa